The Tenuifilum thalassicum genome includes the window GGGCTTAAGCCCTTTATATATTGCAGATATAAGCTAAGCATAAAGGTTATGGCAAATGTTGTGGCGTAGTTAATTAGCGCAGCAAGGTTTGAAAAGGCAAACAACCGATTAGTTTTAAAAAGCGAAACGTTAAAAACGGGAAATTCAGCTTTCATTTGTAACCTAACAAAAATGTATAGGCCCAAGCCTCCTGCAATAGTAAGGATAAAAGCATAAGGAGTTGGTAATTTTGAAAATCCATACATTAAAGCACTCATTGAAATCATAAATACAACAGATCCAAGTAAGTCGAACTTTTCCCCTTTGGCTTCGGCCCATTCGCCTTTTATTGTAAATATCGCAGCCACAACAGCAGGAATACCAAGCAAAGCAGGAATATAAAACAAACTCCTCCACCCTAGCGCATCAATTAAAAATCCGCCTATTACAGGCGCAGCTGAAAGACCAACATAAACTGCTGTTACATTCAATCCTATTGCCCTACCTCTTTCGTTAGGAGGGAAAACCGAAGTTATTAAAGCTATACCGGTGGCAAACATCATTGCGCTACCAACTCCTTGAATGGCCCTTAATGCAATTAAAACAGAACCATTTGGCGAGAATACTGCTCCAAGTGATGCCAGGGACAAAATCAGATTGCCCAAAAGAAACAATCTCTTCCTCCCGTATATATCGGCTAACTTTCCAATTGGCACTAAGAAGATTGCTGAAGAAAGTAAAAACGACATAGTCACCCAGCTCATAGTAACGGCATTTAGATTAAACTCATGCCCAATCTTTGGCAAAGCCAGATTTATGGCGGAACCAATAAAAGGTGTAATAAAAGAAGTAAACATTACCAGTATGAGAACTATTATCGCCTCCCTACGTCTATTTTGAGAATGCATAACTATTGTTTTTGAAAATCACAACTACAGCAAAAGTATCTAAATATTACGCCTTCGCAATTAAATAACCACAAAAAAATATCTAATACCTAATTTCAAACATCATCTAAAAACAAATAGGCGAACACAACACACTATAATATTGTCTATCTGCACCTTACAAAACTGTTCAGATATTAAAAGAACAACATTTCTTGGGTTCAATTATAAGTTCGAACGATTAAGCACAACCTAAATCCAATCTTTGTTAACTACAGTTAAATACTAATCAAACAACCTAACTTAAACCAAAAAATATGAAAAGAAAAGTTTTATTACTTGGAGTAATGATGCTAGGAACTTTCCTTGCAAAAGCGGATTACAATCCTGCAAATAATGGTAGTGCAAAAAAAATGAAAACGGGCAACCGTAATGCTTCAATTACAACAGATGCACCATTCTACAACCCAGCAGGAACAGTTTGGGGTAGTAATGGCTTTACCGTTGAGTTTTCTACCATACCATTCTACTCAACAAAAAAGATTACCGACAATGGTAACCTATTAGGTACAGATATGACCTACAATAGCAAAACTAGTTCTTTATTCTACCCTGCACTAAACCTAACCTATAAAAAGGATAAGTTTGCTGCTTTCATGTTTTTAGGAATAACCAATGGTGGCGGTGCTGGAAACTACGATGATGGTCTTCCAATGTTTGAACGCTTAGGGTATGCTAATGTAATGGCAGGGATAATGGGCGGCCTACTTCCTGGAGCAGCAACCGATTATGCAGTTAAAACCAGCTTTAATGGCTCAGCCTATGGACTCGGTGGCTGGCTTGGTGCAGCATACAAGGTGAGCGATATGATTTCTGTTGCTGGTGCCATCCAATACTCACATCAGTCAAATCATCAAGAGGGTTGGCTAGATGTATCATATATTCCAGCACCAGGTGCAGTTCCAATACCTCGCACCGAAATTGATGTTGATTTCACAGGCCAAAGCTTTGGATTTATTGGTAGCCTTGATATCAAACCTCTTCCCAATCTTCTTATTGCAAACACATTCCGCTACTTTACCGAAATGGAACTAGAAACCAAGGTTAATGATGGCAAAGATGGCGATGGAATGTTTGTTGATGGTACAAAATCTTTATCTACTTATGTTCCTACTTATAATCTGGGTATCGCTTACGAGGTAAATGAGAAGTTGAAACTTGCTTACAATATGAATGTTTCATTCTACTCTATGCTTGATTTAGATAAGGACGCTAACGATGTGGATATTGCCGATTACTATAAAAATGGTATTGATTTTGGTTTGGCAGCAGAGTACCAGATCAACGAGAAAGTTAACTGGGGACTAGGATTCACCTATGCACCATACAAAATGAAAAAGGAGTATCAATCTGAAATGGAATTTGAAACAACAACACTTTGGTTTAATACTGGAGCAAGCGTTATGCTAAAAGATAACCTAGGGGTAGATTTAGGTTTCCAAGTTGGTATTCCCACCGAAAAGCGTAAAATAGATGATACTTTCCTAGCACCATTCACACAAACCCTTAAAAATGAGCTTTCATACTCAATGGGAATAGGTTTCTGGTACAAGTTTTAATTCCTAGGGGTTCTTTTTATAACTTGAGGCTGTTTTATAAAGAACAGCCTCATTTTTTAATAATCCTCATATTTTGATATAACCTAAAATATTTTATACATTTGTTTGTTAAACCCCAAACACACTAGTAGGTTGGAACTGAATAGAATAATTCATAAAATTTTACTTACTAACGATTTTGTTAGCCTCCCAGGCTTGGGAAGCTTTGTTAGGAAGTACGAACCCGCCAAATTATCTTCCGATGGGAAAACCTTGCTTCCACCCTCTGAAAAAATCTTTTTTGATCCTTCTAGAACATTTAACGATGAAGCCATAGAAAACTTCCTGGTTGAAAATAAAGGGATTAGTAAATCCGAGGCCGAAACTGAGGTAAAGATATTCTGTGAAAAAATTAGTGACGATCTAGGGAAAGGGGTTGAAATCGACTTTTACAACATTGGTAGCCTAAAAAAAGACTCAGATGGCAATTTTACGTTAAGCGAGAGCGATAGTATTATTTCTTCTACATTTGGACTTGAATCTATTGATATTCCTGAAAAGAAGGAACATATCATATCAAAACCAGGTGAAAAAGAAACAATTATCCAAAAAGATATAGAACCTAAAAAATCAGAAAAAACAGAAAAAAGCATTGTTGCTCCAGTTTATGCAGATAAAAAGTCTAAGAACACTATTCTGGTCT containing:
- a CDS encoding MFS transporter — encoded protein: MHSQNRRREAIIVLILVMFTSFITPFIGSAINLALPKIGHEFNLNAVTMSWVTMSFLLSSAIFLVPIGKLADIYGRKRLFLLGNLILSLASLGAVFSPNGSVLIALRAIQGVGSAMMFATGIALITSVFPPNERGRAIGLNVTAVYVGLSAAPVIGGFLIDALGWRSLFYIPALLGIPAVVAAIFTIKGEWAEAKGEKFDLLGSVVFMISMSALMYGFSKLPTPYAFILTIAGGLGLYIFVRLQMKAEFPVFNVSLFKTNRLFAFSNLAALINYATTFAITFMLSLYLQYIKGLSPRDAGMLLVIQPLVMAAIASWSGRMSDKKDPRILASAGMAVIALGLAMLVPIGMNTSVIYIGVVLVILGFGFGLFSSPNTNAIMGSVEKRYAGLASGTVATMRLVGQMLSMGIATMMIHIFIGTSTINPSNYKQFILSSAITFSVFVALSALGIWASLARGKISQEV
- a CDS encoding OmpP1/FadL family transporter; its protein translation is MKRKVLLLGVMMLGTFLAKADYNPANNGSAKKMKTGNRNASITTDAPFYNPAGTVWGSNGFTVEFSTIPFYSTKKITDNGNLLGTDMTYNSKTSSLFYPALNLTYKKDKFAAFMFLGITNGGGAGNYDDGLPMFERLGYANVMAGIMGGLLPGAATDYAVKTSFNGSAYGLGGWLGAAYKVSDMISVAGAIQYSHQSNHQEGWLDVSYIPAPGAVPIPRTEIDVDFTGQSFGFIGSLDIKPLPNLLIANTFRYFTEMELETKVNDGKDGDGMFVDGTKSLSTYVPTYNLGIAYEVNEKLKLAYNMNVSFYSMLDLDKDANDVDIADYYKNGIDFGLAAEYQINEKVNWGLGFTYAPYKMKKEYQSEMEFETTTLWFNTGASVMLKDNLGVDLGFQVGIPTEKRKIDDTFLAPFTQTLKNELSYSMGIGFWYKF